Below is a window of Pelagicoccus albus DNA.
CTATAAGAGTAACAAAGCGATTTAACTTCGCCAGAGCGTCATCCACGGTGGAACATTGGTAAAGTGATTCCCATTGCCCATAGCCAAGCCGCAAGGCTTCGGTGGGGATCTTAGAACTTTCGATTGGAGTTTCGATGAAGCTGAAATCATCCAATCCTTTCTCGAGAATATTCTGAAACGTACCTACATCGCCGACTCGGGCAGCTTGGCAAGCGGCATAGATTCCACTGTCTTCGGAAAATCGATACGTCTTCTGTAAGCGTTCCACTAAAGGCGATAGCGGTGAATCGGGCTGAAGCGAGGCTGCCAGAATATCTCCTAGAACGGAACCTACATCCACGCTTGTAAGCTGGTCCTTGTCGCCGAGAAAGAGTAGGCGGCAACTCGTCGGTAAAGCGTCGAGGAGCTTGGACATGAGCGGCAAATCGATCATGGAGCTCTCGTCGACCACGAGTGCGTCGTAGCGAATTGGGCCTCCCTTGTGATGCCTAAATGTTGACCGATTCGGTAAGGCCCCCAGGAGTCGATGAATGGTTAAGTTCGGAATAGAGAGCAGAGCTTTCTCCCTTTCCGAATCAAACGACAGTCTGCGAACCCCGCTTGACATCGATTCTGCCAAGCGAGCAGCCGCCTTACCAGTCGGAGCCACTGCAGCGAAGCGGGGTGGACGTTTTTCAGTCCAACGATCGAGCAAACGATCCAAATAGCGCAAAGCGATCGTTGTCTTGCCTGTTCCCGGGCCTCCGGTGATGACGAAAAAACGATTGGCCACCGCTCTCTCTACCACATCGCCCTCTGTCAAGTCTGGTTCAGAGCAAAGCGATTTAATGCGATCGGCCAAACGGCTTTCGTACTGGTAATACTTATCCAAATACAACTTTGTTTTATTAACCAATACGAGAGGAGTGCAGTTTTCAGTTCCTTCCTCTCTCACCGCAGTACAGCCTCCTAGCATATGCTTCCATTCGTCGATCGCGGGCCAGGACCGAATCGTTGTTGAGCCTAGGTGGGGAACTTGGCCTAAATCTAAAAACGTATGCCCTTCACGAACCGCTAGGTTGCAGAGGGCTGCTGCTATAAGAACCCACCTGTTACGCTCGCCCCACTCATCCTCGAGATATTTTACGAGCATCCTGTCAATTGACACAAACGGGGGTTCGCTCAAAAGAGCCAATTCTTCACCTAGCTTTTTCATGTCGAAACGCCTCCTTGCCCAAGCGCCTCATCGAGTTCGGAAAGCAATTTTGTAGAAGGCAGGTCGTAGTAGACACCGGTCTCTTTGCCGGGACTTACTCCGCGAGCATAAATATAGAAAACTCCACCAAACAAGGACTCAAATGGCTGATTCGGGAAACGCCACTCCACGTAGCGTTTCAGCGCCACACAGTAGAGGAGATACTGAAGAAAATAGTTGTGCTCCGACATCGACTCTAGAATGGCCTTATTGCTGTAATCCGCTGGACTTGGTCCGATATAATTGCTCTTCCAGTCAAACAGGTACAGCCGCCCATCAGACTCAAGCGTGAGGTCGATAAAACCACGCAACATCGAAGCGGGAAAGCCCGTCTCTCCATCTTCAGCCAATGAGGTCTGCCAGCTTTTCGGAATTCGTCCCAGATCGTTTTTCGAAAGCGTCTCGATAATCTTTGTTTTCACATCCCCGGATACTGGATACGAAAATTCTAATTCAGGAATACGGCAATCGGAGCCAGTCTCGGCCAACGTGAATTGGCCAAACTCCGTCTTCAACGGTTGTTCCGTTATCGCCTTTATCTGAGCCGCGACAATCGGGATGTACTCCCGAGGCTCGAATCGAAGAAAATCAAAGGCCGCCTCGGTGGTAGAAGCGAGTGTGTCGGGCCGCGAAAAGTCATAGCGCTCCAAAATAAGGTGCAGTAAATCTCCGGCATGGGTGCCTTTGGGCAGCGTGAAAATGCTCAGTTCCTGGCTCGTTTCCTCCTCTGGCTCATCGGGCAAAAGTACCGTCTCATCATCGACATGGGAATCGCTTTCCAATTCAGAGACATCGATCTGCTCCTCTTGGCGATGAAGACTTTTGTTGAGGGAAGAGAAGCTCAAAACTCGATCAGGGAATGGCATACGCTTGCGATTACGTAGGCTTAAGGCGGATACAGGTTCAGGTTTTTCTGATTTTAGCTTTCTCTCTAATGCGACAAATTGGTCCCGCTCGAGAGGTGACTTTTGATAGGATATTTTTCCGTCCGAGGTTTTGGCTAACTTTTCGAGAGCCTCGCCCAACATATTTGAATCAGGATCAATATCCTCTCCGAGCATGAACTTCGCAAAGCTGGAAGCTTTCATCTTGCTCCGCGCCGATAACTCTTCCGGACAAAGGTAGACGTGATTCTCTTTTTCGGCACGGGTTAAGGCGACATAGAGCAGACGAATATCCTCAGCGAGGGATTCTTTTCTATTGGCTGCTACGCCTGAGGAATCTTCCTCTGGGGCGTAATCTATTACCATTCTACCATCCGGATCGTGATAGCTAATCGACTTTATATCCTCTTTGAAACGGCGTAGCCCGAGAAAAGGCAAAATCACGACAGGGAACTGGAGACCTTTGCTTTTATGAACGGTTAGAATTTGCGGCTTCCCTTCGTCACTGCTGATTCGCGTCTGCCATTCGTCCTTTTCATTCAACTTGTCCTGGCTCTGACGATCTAGCCAATTCAATAAACCACGCGGGCTTAAATCTTCCTCATCACGAACCTCCGACAGGAGCTCGCCGAGCTGTTGAAAGTTGGCGAAACGCCTTTCGGAATCCAACAGGTTTGCGGAATCGGGCTCAATGATTCGAAAGAGCTGCTGCAAGCCAAAGTCAAAATTCACCCCGAACCAATCTTTTGACCATTGGCCAATGTATTCAGAAACTGAATCGTACCGATCGCTAATACGATCACTCACCAAATCTGTCGCGCGAAGGCGACGGTCGAGAGAGGCGATCACGCCACGCTTTAAACTCGAACGGGCAGGGGATATTAAGGCAGAGAGGACTTGCCTCAAATCGTCAGCCTCCTGCGTTTTGAATACGCTTCGATCTGCTCTCAACGCAAAAGAGATTCCGCGTTTCAAAAGTTCGGCCCCGAGAGATTCCGCTTCCTTAAGCGTGTTGACCAAAAAAGTAGCGCTCGCTGGATCGAAATCAGGATCCTCGTTGAGACGAACGGCAAAATCGTTTGCGGCTTTTGCGGCGAGAAAGCTCCGATAGTTGCCGGAACCTTTCGCTTGTTCGTGTTCTGCTAAGACAAACTGCTCGAATTTAAAAACTGGATCTTCTGAATCGTCATCATTTGTAAGGCCTGGTTCAACGGCTTTAAACTCAATCTCCTTGTCGACAAACTGGATGGGCGATTGCTCGAACAGTTGGTTCACGGCATGAACCAAGCGGGGGCTGGAGCGGTAATTTTTTGCCAAGTGCTCCCTCCTCAAGCACTCGACCCGAGTCGCCTGAAAATAGGCATGAATATCTGCCCCCCGGAAGCGGTAAATGGCCTGTTTGGGGTCGCCGATGTAGAAAAGATAGTGGTCTCCTCCCGAGAAGAGAGAGGTTGCTATATCAAGCTGCACTTGATCCGTGTCTTGGAACTCGTCGATCAAAGCGGCGTCGTAACGACTGGCCAAGGCGATTCGTAAGCTGTCTCCTTGTTCCGATTTCAGGGCGCGGTTCAGGTAGTGAAGGAGATCATTGTAGCTGATGACATTCGCCTGCTGCTTGGCACGAGCGAGTTTATCAGAGAGCCAGCCCTTGTAGTTGTAAGACAGTGACAGAAAGGCAGACTCGGCTTTGAGAAGAAAGTCCCCCGCACACGTAACGAAAGGTGGTATCGCTGAGTCTTCATACTTCTTTTTCAGTGCCTTCTGCCATTTTTCAGTTTCGAAATCAGCGAGTATCGCGAGATCGCTCGGCAACAAAAAGCCCCGTCTATTTGCGTTTACCAAGCCGGGGAGTTGCCCGTTAAGCAGCTTACAAACACGGGAGTTCGCTCGTAGAGTGGGAGTAATCTCTTTTGCTCGGCTTAGTAAATCACCGATCTGCGGCGG
It encodes the following:
- the recD gene encoding exodeoxyribonuclease V subunit alpha, whose translation is MKKLGEELALLSEPPFVSIDRMLVKYLEDEWGERNRWVLIAAALCNLAVREGHTFLDLGQVPHLGSTTIRSWPAIDEWKHMLGGCTAVREEGTENCTPLVLVNKTKLYLDKYYQYESRLADRIKSLCSEPDLTEGDVVERAVANRFFVITGGPGTGKTTIALRYLDRLLDRWTEKRPPRFAAVAPTGKAAARLAESMSSGVRRLSFDSEREKALLSIPNLTIHRLLGALPNRSTFRHHKGGPIRYDALVVDESSMIDLPLMSKLLDALPTSCRLLFLGDKDQLTSVDVGSVLGDILAASLQPDSPLSPLVERLQKTYRFSEDSGIYAACQAARVGDVGTFQNILEKGLDDFSFIETPIESSKIPTEALRLGYGQWESLYQCSTVDDALAKLNRFVTLIATRKGPEGSEAFNRKLASHIRERLKMDPMGTDPVSASPIIVLENDYELELYNGDLGLVWQADDGSLAAYFVAANGATRRFRLSEMPSFEPAHALTIHKSQGSEFDEISCIFPGKSNRQITRELVYTAFSRAKKRVTVFSSTKTLTDAVANQAARATRLAVLLA
- a CDS encoding UvrD-helicase domain-containing protein, whose product is MIELHKGTTLIEASAGTGKTYTLCRIALRLTLHHQITLDRILAVTFTEAATEELATRIQDLYQSALRELELGELKEEVLIEASCQDDFDVDEAKRALRYSLEVFDEAPISTIHSFCKRSLDLVALETQTPFDAELSQVENLLIDQLQSEYIRQEVLEKSKALSLVYSGGRKASFETSLKEIGKESSAHPYATLRPTPATADISQLDSLFEELPPQIGDLLSRAKEITPTLRANSRVCKLLNGQLPGLVNANRRGFLLPSDLAILADFETEKWQKALKKKYEDSAIPPFVTCAGDFLLKAESAFLSLSYNYKGWLSDKLARAKQQANVISYNDLLHYLNRALKSEQGDSLRIALASRYDAALIDEFQDTDQVQLDIATSLFSGGDHYLFYIGDPKQAIYRFRGADIHAYFQATRVECLRREHLAKNYRSSPRLVHAVNQLFEQSPIQFVDKEIEFKAVEPGLTNDDDSEDPVFKFEQFVLAEHEQAKGSGNYRSFLAAKAANDFAVRLNEDPDFDPASATFLVNTLKEAESLGAELLKRGISFALRADRSVFKTQEADDLRQVLSALISPARSSLKRGVIASLDRRLRATDLVSDRISDRYDSVSEYIGQWSKDWFGVNFDFGLQQLFRIIEPDSANLLDSERRFANFQQLGELLSEVRDEEDLSPRGLLNWLDRQSQDKLNEKDEWQTRISSDEGKPQILTVHKSKGLQFPVVILPFLGLRRFKEDIKSISYHDPDGRMVIDYAPEEDSSGVAANRKESLAEDIRLLYVALTRAEKENHVYLCPEELSARSKMKASSFAKFMLGEDIDPDSNMLGEALEKLAKTSDGKISYQKSPLERDQFVALERKLKSEKPEPVSALSLRNRKRMPFPDRVLSFSSLNKSLHRQEEQIDVSELESDSHVDDETVLLPDEPEEETSQELSIFTLPKGTHAGDLLHLILERYDFSRPDTLASTTEAAFDFLRFEPREYIPIVAAQIKAITEQPLKTEFGQFTLAETGSDCRIPELEFSYPVSGDVKTKIIETLSKNDLGRIPKSWQTSLAEDGETGFPASMLRGFIDLTLESDGRLYLFDWKSNYIGPSPADYSNKAILESMSEHNYFLQYLLYCVALKRYVEWRFPNQPFESLFGGVFYIYARGVSPGKETGVYYDLPSTKLLSELDEALGQGGVST